The following DNA comes from Cyanobacteria bacterium GSL.Bin1.
CAGAACCATTTTTTGCCCTTGAATCACGTATAGGAAGTTTTGGTTTTATCGAGCCTTCTATTGATATTTCCGGTCCGTTAAACGCCAACGGGACATTAGCCTATCGACTCAATGCCCTTTATGAAGAGGAAGATGGGTTTCGAGATTTCAATCGCGATGTTGAGCGAACGTTTGTTTCACCCGTTCTGACCTGGGACATTAGCGACAGCACCAATCTGACTATAGAACTATCCTATACTGATGATGAGCGACCGTTCGATCAAGGGCTAGTTGCCATAGGTGAAGGAATTGCCGACATTCCTTTTGATCGCATTGTCAACGAGCCAACTGATTTTAATGAATCGACACAATTTATTGCTAATTATACTTTAGAACATCAGTTTAATGAGAGCTTAAAACTACGCAATCGCTTTCAATTTTTGAGAGGTGACAGATTAAATATTGAAAATCAACCTTTTAGCGTCAACGATAATGGAGAAGTTCAGCGATTTGTTTTTTCCAACGATGCCACGGAGAAAAATTACGCTCTTCAAACTAATCTTGTCGGTAACTTCCAAACGGGTTCCATTGAGCATGAGGTTCTTTTTGGTGTCGATTTAAACCGCGAAATCGAAGACCGACAGGGTCGAAGCACTGATGACAGTTTTGGCGTAACAACCATTAATGTTTTCGATCCGGTTTATGACGATGGCACACCGAGCCGGGAAGAGCTAAACTTTACTGCTGTTGATGTTGATAACCAGACAGATTCACTAGGCATTTATCTCCAAGACCAAATTGCCTTTTCAGAGAAATGGAAGCTCCTGATTGGAGGAAGGCTCGATTTTGTTAGTCAGGAAAATGAGGATCGTTTGGACGATACGACTACAACCCAAGATGACGAAGCATTTAGCCCACGGGTTGGTCTAGTTTATCAACCTAGTGAGTCGTTATCTCTCTATGGGAGCTTTAGCCGCTCTTTTGTGCCCAATGAGGGAGACGGTCAAGGCGGTATTCTCGACCCTGAGCGCGGCACCCAGTATGAAGTCGGACTCAGGAGCGAACTATTGGATGGTCGCCTTTCTGCCACATTAGCTGCGTTTAACATTACCAAGAGCAATGTTTCAGTTGGTGTGGAAGATCCTCCTGCTGGTTTGCGACGTGCCATTGGTGAACAAAGAAGCCGAGGCTTTGAATTGGATATTGCTGGAGAACTTGCTGATGGCTGGAAGATTATTGCCTCTTATGCTCATACTGACGCTGAGGTTACAGACGATAATGACAGTGAGCAAGAAGGAAATGAACTCCCCGGTATTCCCAGAAATGGTGCTAGTCTCTGGACAGTCTATGAAATTCAACGTGGTAACTTGCAAGGATTAGGAATTGGTGCTGGGGTCTTCTTTGTCGGTGAACGGGAAGGAAACCTAGACAACACCTTTCGACTTCCCAGCTATACCCGTATTGATGCAAGACTGTCTTATCGAAGAAATAATTGGAAGGCGGCACTTAACTTTAAAAATCTCTTCGATATTGACTATGTGGAGTCTCCTGGTTTTAATCGATTTTCGATTGATCCAGGAATCCCTTTCACCGTGATTGGTTCTTTTTCGGTGGAATTTTGAGCAATCTCTTACATTAGTCTAATCGAACAATGACGGTTATTAACTTACCAATCAAACCATGAAACAAATGTTCGTTCCGACTGGCTTATTCGCCCAATGGCAAAAGATGTGGAGACACTTTAAGAACTGCCAAGTACCGAGATTGCTTGTCTTAGCCCTGCTCAGTTTCAGTTTGGCTTCCGCTTGCAATGGAGACACTTCTCAAAACGGGAATTCAACCGTTAACTGTCGTCCGATCCAACACGTAATGGGAGAGAGTTGTGTTCCTAGTGATCCGAAGCGTGTTGTCGTTATGGCAGGAACAGAAATTGAATTGGTAGTGGGTTTAGGTGTCATGCCAGTGGGAGCTTCTACTCGACCGGCTCCTGATTTTATGAAGGAAAGGTTAGAAGGAGTAATCAATGTCGGTTGGCCCGAACCCAACTTAGAGACGATTTTATCGTTGAAACCGGATGTAATTCTCTCAGCAAAAGGGAGAGTGGGACAAATTTACGATCAGCTCTCACAGATTGCGCCAACTGTCCTTGCCAAGGGAGGCAGTGATAACTGGAAAGGCGATTTTCAGCTATTTGCTGAGGCTCTCGGCAAAACTGAGCGAGCCGAACAATTGATGAGTCAATACCAGCAACGAACTGAGCGATTACAAGCCCAGCTTGGAAACCCCCAGAACAGACCAGAAGTTTCTGTAGTTAACGTTCGCGTAGGAAGAATTATTTTGGAGTTAAAAGATATTTTCTCTGGTATTGTGCTACACGATGCGGGGCTTCCCCGACCTCCAAGTCAAGATGAGAAAGGAGGAATGAAGGAGATTAGTCTAGAGAGTATTGAGGCGATGGAAGGGGATGTCATGTTTCTATACACTTACGGAGGTAGCGGAGCAGAATCAGCCCTAGCGAAGTTAAAAGCTGATCCTTTGTGGTCAAAACTAGATGTGGTGCAACGGGAGCGAGTTTATGAAGTGCCTGAATATTGGATGGGTAAGGGTCCCATTAGTGCCAATTTAATTCTCGACGATCTCTTCAAGTATCTGATCCAGGAGGA
Coding sequences within:
- a CDS encoding TonB-dependent siderophore receptor, giving the protein MGVLSQGGVINLVTEKPTAEPFFALESRIGSFGFIEPSIDISGPLNANGTLAYRLNALYEEEDGFRDFNRDVERTFVSPVLTWDISDSTNLTIELSYTDDERPFDQGLVAIGEGIADIPFDRIVNEPTDFNESTQFIANYTLEHQFNESLKLRNRFQFLRGDRLNIENQPFSVNDNGEVQRFVFSNDATEKNYALQTNLVGNFQTGSIEHEVLFGVDLNREIEDRQGRSTDDSFGVTTINVFDPVYDDGTPSREELNFTAVDVDNQTDSLGIYLQDQIAFSEKWKLLIGGRLDFVSQENEDRLDDTTTTQDDEAFSPRVGLVYQPSESLSLYGSFSRSFVPNEGDGQGGILDPERGTQYEVGLRSELLDGRLSATLAAFNITKSNVSVGVEDPPAGLRRAIGEQRSRGFELDIAGELADGWKIIASYAHTDAEVTDDNDSEQEGNELPGIPRNGASLWTVYEIQRGNLQGLGIGAGVFFVGEREGNLDNTFRLPSYTRIDARLSYRRNNWKAALNFKNLFDIDYVESPGFNRFSIDPGIPFTVIGSFSVEF
- a CDS encoding ABC transporter substrate-binding protein, whose protein sequence is MKQMFVPTGLFAQWQKMWRHFKNCQVPRLLVLALLSFSLASACNGDTSQNGNSTVNCRPIQHVMGESCVPSDPKRVVVMAGTEIELVVGLGVMPVGASTRPAPDFMKERLEGVINVGWPEPNLETILSLKPDVILSAKGRVGQIYDQLSQIAPTVLAKGGSDNWKGDFQLFAEALGKTERAEQLMSQYQQRTERLQAQLGNPQNRPEVSVVNVRVGRIILELKDIFSGIVLHDAGLPRPPSQDEKGGMKEISLESIEAMEGDVMFLYTYGGSGAESALAKLKADPLWSKLDVVQRERVYEVPEYWMGKGPISANLILDDLFKYLIQEES